The sequence below is a genomic window from Variovorax paradoxus B4.
CGCGCAAGCCGACCGTGACCGCGCCCGAAACGCTTTCAGGCACGGCCAGTGCCAGCGACGGGCCGCCCGCGAGCTGCACGCGGCCGGGCGTTGCGGTGCCGGCCAGCAGGTTCATCGGCGGATCGCTGAAGGCGCGCGCCACGCGCAGCGATTGCGGCGCATGGAACACCTCGGCGGTCGGGCCGTATTGCAGCAACTCGCCCTCGTCCATCACGGCCGTGTAGCCGCCCAGCAGCAACGCCTCGCCGGGTTCGGTGGTGGCGTAGATCACCGTCGAATCGCCGGTGGCGAACAGCTGCGTGAGTTCTTCGCGCAGGCCTTCGCGCAGCTTGTAGTCGAGGTTCACCAGCGGTTCGTCGAGCAGCATCAGCGGCGCGTTCTTGGCCAGCGCGCGCGCCAGCGCCACGCGCTGCTGCTGCCCGCCCGACAGCTCGGCCGGCAGGCGGTCGAGGAACATGCCGATGTGCAGCTTGTCGGCCAGGGCCTTCACGCGCGCCTCGATGTTCTTCTCGCCGCGCAGCTTGAGCGGCGAGGCGATGTTGTCGGCCACGGTGAGCGATGGATAGTTGATGAACTGCTGGTACACCATGGCCACGTTGCGCTCGCGCACCGGCATGCCGGTCACGTCCTTGCCGTCGACCAGCACGCGGCCGGTGCTGGGCGTGTCGAGCCCCGCCATCAGGCGCATCAGGCTGGTCTTGCCGGCCTGCGTGGCGCCCAGCAGCACGGTGACCGCGCCGCTCTTGGGCGCAATGTCCTGCTCGTAGAGCCAGGTCTGCGCGCCGACCTTCTTGGTGACGCGCTCCAGAGTCAATTGCATCAGCGCTCCCCGTTGATCATGTAGCTGTTGTTGGTGGTGCGCGCCTGCAGCCAGGCGGCGACCTGCCGGCGCTCCTCGGCCGTGTAGCGCAGGCCGAGCTTCGAACGGCGCCAGAGCACGTCGTCGGCGCTCACGGCCCATTCGTTCTGCTGCAGGAAGCGCAGCTCGCGCTCGTGGAGCCCCGGCGCCACGGCTTCGCCCATGTCTTCCATGGACTTGGCATCGCCGAGCAGCTCGGCCACGCGTGCGCCGTAGGCGCGTGCCAGGCGCCGCGCGAGCCGTGCGTCCAGCCATGCATGGCGCGCCTGCACCGCGGCCACGAAGCGTTCGAAATCGTCGTCGGGCCGCGTGGCGGCGCCGATCCATGCGGAAAGATCGCCGCCGGCCAGGAAGGCGCCATCGGTCCAGGGCGGACGCTGCGCGCTCGACTGGCCGAGCATCTTGCCGACCTCGTCGGCCGCGTCCTCGGCCAGCTTGCGGAAGGTGGTGATCTTGCCGCCCCACACCGACAGCAGCGGCGCCGCGGTGGTGTTCGACTCGAGCATGTAGTCGCGCGTGACGGCCGACGGGTCGCCCGACGCATCGTCGAGCAGCGGGCGCACGCCCGAGTAGGTCCAGACCACGTCGGCCGGCTTGACCGGCTTGTCGAAATAGCGGCTCGCCTGCATGCAGAGGTAGGCGATTTCTTCCTCGGCAATGCGCGCCGCGCCGGGATCGTCGCCGTTCAGCTCGATGTCGGTGGTGCCGATCAGCGTGAACTCGTCCTGGTAGGGAATCGCGAAGATGATCCGCTTGTCGGGGTTCTGGAAGATGTAGGCGTGGTCGTGCTCGAACAGGCGCGGCACCACGATGTGGCTGCCTTTGACCAGCCGCAGGTGCCGCGTGGCCAGCGGCTCGCCCTTGGCCGACTGCGCCACGCCGCGCAGGAACGATTCCGCCCACGGCCCCGCGGCATTGACCACGGCACGGGCGCGCACCACGCGGATGCCGCCGTCCGCGGCTTCGAGCGTGGCGGTCCAGCCGTCGGCGTCGCGTTGCGCATGGACGCAGCGCGTGCGCGTGAGTATCTCGGCGCCGCGTGCCCTGGCATCGATGGCGTTGAGCACCACCAGCCGCGCATCGTCGACCCAGCCGTCGGAATAGACGAAGCCGCGCTTGAACTGCGGCTTGAGCGGCGCACCGGCCGCATGGCTGCGCAGATCGATGCTGCGCGAGCCCGGCAGCACTTCGCGCTTGGCGAGATGGTCGTACATGAACAGGCCGATGCGGATCATCCAGGCCGGCCGCATCGATGGATCGTGCGGCATCACGAAGCGCAGCGGCCACATGATGTGCGGCGCGCTCTTGAGCAGCACCTCGCGCTCCTGCAGCGCCTTGCGCACGAGCGAGAACTCGTAGTACTCCAGGTAGCGCAGCCCGCCATGGATCAGCTTGGTGGACGAGGACGACGTATGCGAGGCGAGGTCGTCCTTTTCGCACAGCACCACGCGCCAGCCCCGGCCAGCCAGGTCGCGCGCAATGCCGCAGCCGTTGATGCCGCCGCCGACGATCAACACATCGCAATCGGTTGCCGGCAGAGGCGAATTGGAGGAGAAATCGCTCACAGAAGATGGGCCCGTTGGTTCGTGACTTCGGTCACGGAAGGGCGCCATTGTATTTTCGCGTCTTTTCATTTGGATT
It includes:
- a CDS encoding ABC transporter ATP-binding protein; this encodes MQLTLERVTKKVGAQTWLYEQDIAPKSGAVTVLLGATQAGKTSLMRLMAGLDTPSTGRVLVDGKDVTGMPVRERNVAMVYQQFINYPSLTVADNIASPLKLRGEKNIEARVKALADKLHIGMFLDRLPAELSGGQQQRVALARALAKNAPLMLLDEPLVNLDYKLREGLREELTQLFATGDSTVIYATTEPGEALLLGGYTAVMDEGELLQYGPTAEVFHAPQSLRVARAFSDPPMNLLAGTATPGRVQLAGGPSLALAVPESVSGAVTVGLRASALNVGAGEGDIALPGKVELAEISGSDTFVHVETAVGELVAQLTGVHRFELGTPITLYFSASQAYVFDAGEKLALAPAWRKGN
- the glpD gene encoding glycerol-3-phosphate dehydrogenase, with protein sequence MKRRENTMAPFRDRSHEPTGPSSVSDFSSNSPLPATDCDVLIVGGGINGCGIARDLAGRGWRVVLCEKDDLASHTSSSSTKLIHGGLRYLEYYEFSLVRKALQEREVLLKSAPHIMWPLRFVMPHDPSMRPAWMIRIGLFMYDHLAKREVLPGSRSIDLRSHAAGAPLKPQFKRGFVYSDGWVDDARLVVLNAIDARARGAEILTRTRCVHAQRDADGWTATLEAADGGIRVVRARAVVNAAGPWAESFLRGVAQSAKGEPLATRHLRLVKGSHIVVPRLFEHDHAYIFQNPDKRIIFAIPYQDEFTLIGTTDIELNGDDPGAARIAEEEIAYLCMQASRYFDKPVKPADVVWTYSGVRPLLDDASGDPSAVTRDYMLESNTTAAPLLSVWGGKITTFRKLAEDAADEVGKMLGQSSAQRPPWTDGAFLAGGDLSAWIGAATRPDDDFERFVAAVQARHAWLDARLARRLARAYGARVAELLGDAKSMEDMGEAVAPGLHERELRFLQQNEWAVSADDVLWRRSKLGLRYTAEERRQVAAWLQARTTNNSYMINGER